In Blastococcus saxobsidens DD2, the genomic stretch GTCACGGTCGCGGACGGACTGTTGGGCGCGAACTCCTGCATCTGGTCGTTGCGGCCGGTCAACGTCCAGGCGTGGCGGACGTTGAGCGAACCGACCTGTTCCCAGGAGACGCCCATGACGTCGTAGAGGTCGAAGTAGCCGCGGACCCGGCAGCTCCCCGTGTCGACGGCGCCATCGCACTGCAGCGACGAGGAGTGCCCGAGGCCGAAGTTGTGGCCCAGCTCGTGGGCGACGAGCGACGTCGCCACGTCGGTCACGTAGAGCAGGCCGCCGGAGGAGGGCGAGGTGCGCACCTCCGCGAGCCCGTAGGAGCAGCCCCCCGAGTTGCGCGGCAGGTAGACCAGGAGGTGCCGTCCCGGCCCCTCCGTCCATCCCGCGTGCGCGGCCGCCTCGGCGAAGATCGCGTAGGGGTCCGCGCAGGTCGCCGTCCCCTGGAACCAGTCGAACTGCCCGGTGACCCCGACCTCGATCGCCCCGTTGCTCTGCGTGGACCAGAACTCGCGGACAGAGGTCTGCACCGCGTTGACCACCTGGGTGAGCGTCCGCCCGGACTCCTGGACGCCGCCTCCCGGGATCATCATGACGACGGTGACTTCATTGGTGACCGTCGTCGTGGCCTCCGCAAGCGCCGGCTCCTCGGCGGGAGGTGCGTCGAGCACTTCCGCCGCCAGCACCTCGCGCGCAGGCTCCAGCCCGTCCTCGGCGGTCGCGGTGTCCACGACCTCCTCGCCGAGCACGACCTCGACCGTGGACCCCAGCTCGATGTCCTCGACGTCCTCTGTCGGCACCCGGACGGTCTCACCGCCCGACGTCTCGACCCAGCTCAGCGGCCCCTCGTGGGCGTGAGCCGCCGCATCCTGGAGGTTCGCGTGTTCGGGCCAGGCCTGCACCAGCTCCCCGACGACCGTCTCGGTCGCGGAGCCTTCCTCCGCCTGTGCCGAGGGCACACCGGCGAGAACCGGCAGGACCAGTCCGGCGGAGAGCAGCAGGGGGAGCGCTCGGCGACGAGGGCGTCGGCTAACGGGGGACACGGATCAACTCCAAGGTGCGCGTGGTCGCACTCCTCATCGGCGTCCCGGAGCCCTGGCCGCACCCTCGCACCACCATCGGGTGAACGGACGGGCTCAGCGACGACGGCGGGGCATCCCCCGGCGCACGGCCGGCACCAGCAGGACGGTCGTGCCGGCGAGCGCCGCCGCCGCCAGGAACGCCGGTGAACCACTGCTCTCGGGGGTCCCGCCGGCGCTGTCGGCGGCCGGGTCGAGCGAGGGCTGCGGCAACCCGGAAGCCACCGCCGCAGGCACCGCCGACGCCGGCGCCGGCGGACCCTGGACGACCGCCGGGATCTCACCGACCGACGCCGCACGCAGCGTCGCCCGGTCGCCGGGGAGCGTCGCTGCCCGGACGTCCCCGCCCGCGCTGGGCACGGACGCCTTCTGTGCGGAGGACGCGGACGGCAGGACGTGCACGACGGCCCCGGCGGCGGAGACGCTCTGCACCGTGACCGTGAAGTCCCCACCGGACAGCGGCACCGGAACGCCCACCGGGAGGGCGGACTGCAGGTCGGCGTCCCACCCGGCCGAGGGGCCGGGGGTGCCGTCCAGCAGCAGCGAGGTGTCGGGGAACTCCCCCGCCCGGTGCAGTAGCACACCGGCGTCCAAGCCGTAGACGTTCTCCCGGGTCGTCAGCCAGGCGTCCCGGCCGGTGCCGGAGCGCAGCTCGAGCCAGTAGGGGATGCCCTCGGCATCCACGAGCCGCAGCGCACGCACCCCGGCGTCCCCCGCCAGCGGGTCGAGGGTGAGGGTGGTCGGGTCGTCACCGACCGAGACGGTCCGCTGCGCACCGGCGGGCAGGACCTGGAGCGCGGCGGCCTGCGTGACGTTCAGCGAGCCCAGTTGCGCCCAGGAGGCGCCCATGACGTCGTAGTAGTCGCGGTAGCCGGAGATCCGGCAGGAACCGGACTCCACGGCGCCGTCGCACTGCTCCGCCGAGGAGTGACCCAGGCCGAAGTTGTGCCCGAGCTCGTGCGCGATGACCGCGGGGAGGTCCTCCCGCACGTACAGCCGGCCGCCGAACGCCGGACCGGTGCCGACCTGCGCCAGGGCGTAGGCGCACGCCGGCTGGGCGGCGGTCTGGGCGCTGAGCCGCAGCATCAGGTGCTTGCCGGGGCCCGGGACGAAGCCGACCACCCCGGCCACCTCGTCCCACATGGTCTCCGGCGTGGCGCAACCGGCGGACGTGGACACCCAGCCTCGCGCGTCGGTGACGCCCACCGTGATCGCGCCGCCGGTCTGCTCCGCCCAGAAGTTCGCCACCGGACCGTCCACGGCGGCGACCACGTCGTCGAGGACCGTGCCGTCCGGCGTGGTGCCCGCCGGTGCGACCAGGACGACGGTGACCTCGTTGGTCAGCCCGGTGCGGGGCGAGGCGGCCGGCTCGGTGGTCTCCGCCGCTGCAACGACGTCGCCGGCCAGCACCGTGCGCGCCGGCTCGTAGCCGTCCTCGCTCGCCTCGTCCTCGACCGGCGCCCCCAGGGTGAGCTCGACGGTGGCTCCGGGCCCGACGCCGGCGACCTGCTCCGTCGGCACGCGCACCGAGCCGCCCTCGGTCTCCACCCAGCTCAGCTGCGTGCCGACATCGTGGTCGTCCTCGTGACCGGCGCCCGCGACCGCGGCCTCCCCCTCGGCCCAGACGTGCACGAGCTCGCCGACCACCGTGGTGGCCGGGGCGGCCGAGGCGACCGACGGCAGGCCGGCGACGCCGAGCGCGGTGGCGCTCAGCACCCCCGCCAGCGCGGCGGTGCGCAGAGTACGGCGGTGGCCGCGGGGACGACGGAGGTCGCGGTCAGGAGACATCGACCCCTGAATCGGCGGGCCGATGCCTGGTCGGCACCGGATGGCCGATGTTGAGCCGAACTCCCGTCACATCCGCCGCACGGACCCCGGCTATCCCCCGAGGCACCGCCCCGGGCTCCCGCGGCCGTCGTCAGGCGAGGTCGTCGGCGCCCATCAGCCGGCGCCCGGCCTCGGTGATCGAGCCGGACAGCGACGGGTAGATGGCGAAGGTCTGCGCCAGGTCGTCGACCGTCAGCCCCTTCGTCACGGCCAGCGCGATCGGCAGCACCAGCTCCGACGCCCCCGGGGCGACGACGACACCGCCCACGACCACCCCGGTCGAACGCCGGGCGAAGAGCTTGACGAAGCCGGCGTGCAGGTCGCTCATCTTGGCCCGCGCGTTGGTCGCCAGCGGCACCTGCACGACCTCGACGTCGGCGTTCTCCGCCAGCGACTTCTCCTGGAGGCCGACGGTGGCGATCTCCGGGTGCGTGAAGACGTTCGCGGCCACGGTCTTGAGCTTGATCGGTGCTACCGCCTCCCCGAGGGCGTGCCACATCGCGATCCGGCCCTGCATGGCCGCGACGGAGGCCAGCTGGAAGACGCCGGTGACGTCGCCGGCCGCGTAGATGCCCGGCACCGAGGTGCGGGACACGCGGTCGACGACGACGTGGCCGGACTCGGTGACCTCCACGCCGTGCGACGCCAGGTTCATCCCGGCGGTGTTCGGGATCGTGCCGACGGTCATCAGCGCGTGCGACCCCTCGACGGTGCGCCCGTCGGTGAGCTCCACCGAGATCCCCTTCTCGGTGCGCCGCACGCCGGCCGCCCGGCCGCGTTCGAGCCGGCCACCGCGGGACTGGAAGACCTGCTCGAGCACCTCCGCGGCGTCGGAGTCCTCGCCGGGCAGCACCCGGTCACGCGAGGAGACGAGGGTGACGGGGACGCCGGCCTCCAGGTAGCCGGAGGCGAACTCGGCACCGGTGACGCCGGATCCGACGACGACCAGGTGCTCGGGCGGCTCCGCGAGGTCGTAGACGTCGCGCCAGTCGAGGATCCGCTCGCCGTCCGGTTCCGCTCCGGCGAGCACCCGGGGGTCGGCGCCGGTGGCGATGAGGACGACGTCGCCCTCAATCTCGCCCAGGACCGCACCGTTCTCGTCCAGGATCTCCACCTCGTGGGCGGCCAGACCCGGCGCGTCGTCGGCGAGCCGACCCTGGCCGCGCACCATCCGCACGCCCTCGGCGTCGAGCCGGGCGTGGATGTCGGCCGACTGCGCCATGGCCAGGCTCTTCACCCGCTGGTTGGCCGCGGGGAGGTCGAGGCTGACGGACCTCAGCTCGGCGCCGTGCACCCCGAGGACGGCGGAGTCGCGCACCCCCGTGGTGGCGCCGGCGGCGGCGATCAGGGTCTTGGAGGGGACGCAGTCGGTGAGCACGCTGGCCCCACCGATGCCGTCGCGCTCGATCACGGTCACCTGCGCACCGAGCTGTGCGGCGACCAGGGCGGCTTCGTAGCCGGCGGGGCCTCCACCGATGATGACGATGCGGGTCATGGCTCCATCTTTCGTTGCCGATCGGTCCGTCGCTGCCATTGTCCCGCCTGCCGGAGCGGATCCGCGCCACCGCCCGTCCCGGCCCGCCGGGCGCTCTCGTTAGTCTCGCCCCGATGGGCCTCTACGCCGCCTACGGGTCGAACATGGATCCCGCGCAGATGCTGCGCCGCTGTCCGTCGTCGCCGCACACCGGCACCGGCTGGATCCGCGGCTGGCGGCTGACGTTCGGCGGTGAGGAGCTGGGCTGGGAGGGTGCGCTCGCCACCC encodes the following:
- a CDS encoding reprolysin-like metallopeptidase, which encodes MLSATALGVAGLPSVASAAPATTVVGELVHVWAEGEAAVAGAGHEDDHDVGTQLSWVETEGGSVRVPTEQVAGVGPGATVELTLGAPVEDEASEDGYEPARTVLAGDVVAAAETTEPAASPRTGLTNEVTVVLVAPAGTTPDGTVLDDVVAAVDGPVANFWAEQTGGAITVGVTDARGWVSTSAGCATPETMWDEVAGVVGFVPGPGKHLMLRLSAQTAAQPACAYALAQVGTGPAFGGRLYVREDLPAVIAHELGHNFGLGHSSAEQCDGAVESGSCRISGYRDYYDVMGASWAQLGSLNVTQAAALQVLPAGAQRTVSVGDDPTTLTLDPLAGDAGVRALRLVDAEGIPYWLELRSGTGRDAWLTTRENVYGLDAGVLLHRAGEFPDTSLLLDGTPGPSAGWDADLQSALPVGVPVPLSGGDFTVTVQSVSAAGAVVHVLPSASSAQKASVPSAGGDVRAATLPGDRATLRAASVGEIPAVVQGPPAPASAVPAAVASGLPQPSLDPAADSAGGTPESSGSPAFLAAAALAGTTVLLVPAVRRGMPRRRR
- a CDS encoding NAD(P)H-quinone dehydrogenase, with amino-acid sequence MTRIVIIGGGPAGYEAALVAAQLGAQVTVIERDGIGGASVLTDCVPSKTLIAAAGATTGVRDSAVLGVHGAELRSVSLDLPAANQRVKSLAMAQSADIHARLDAEGVRMVRGQGRLADDAPGLAAHEVEILDENGAVLGEIEGDVVLIATGADPRVLAGAEPDGERILDWRDVYDLAEPPEHLVVVGSGVTGAEFASGYLEAGVPVTLVSSRDRVLPGEDSDAAEVLEQVFQSRGGRLERGRAAGVRRTEKGISVELTDGRTVEGSHALMTVGTIPNTAGMNLASHGVEVTESGHVVVDRVSRTSVPGIYAAGDVTGVFQLASVAAMQGRIAMWHALGEAVAPIKLKTVAANVFTHPEIATVGLQEKSLAENADVEVVQVPLATNARAKMSDLHAGFVKLFARRSTGVVVGGVVVAPGASELVLPIALAVTKGLTVDDLAQTFAIYPSLSGSITEAGRRLMGADDLA